A window of Amycolatopsis australiensis contains these coding sequences:
- a CDS encoding sialidase family protein: MRRLLAFVLSLCVVVTTPIPARAAERKQLLPGFGSYARLIRLEHSVVGRGRIVASLTSEDSGGKFAPIMESTDEGESFHQIGAIRDPDGRLGLCCGTLYELPQRVGRLRAGTLLWAASYRQDGGAERRVGIKVWASKDGGRSWTFLAEAARSHNIDGIWEPEFTVDAGGTLWLHFADETQAPQYAQVLNRVASTDGISWGTKQLTMAIPPDRVRPGMPIIRRLPDGRYYFAYEICNFRDRYCDPYFKISPDGANWGDPADPGTRVTTANGNYFQHAQTITLFPGGPNGVRIVMVGQIYTNAKGEPQPNNGQVLLANDDFGSGDWYELPAPVHITGIYNNFCPNYSSTLLPVDDGQNVLEIATEYDSGCKAFFGKGPAF; this comes from the coding sequence ATGCGCCGCTTGCTCGCCTTCGTCTTGTCACTCTGCGTGGTCGTAACAACACCCATACCCGCCCGCGCTGCTGAGCGTAAGCAGCTTCTGCCCGGATTTGGCTCCTACGCCCGGCTGATCCGGCTGGAGCACTCCGTCGTCGGACGCGGACGGATCGTCGCCTCGCTCACCAGTGAAGACTCCGGTGGCAAGTTCGCTCCGATCATGGAAAGCACCGACGAGGGCGAGTCCTTCCACCAGATCGGCGCCATCCGCGATCCCGACGGCCGGCTCGGGCTGTGCTGCGGCACGCTCTACGAACTGCCGCAGCGCGTTGGACGGCTTCGGGCCGGCACGCTGCTCTGGGCCGCCTCCTACCGGCAGGACGGCGGGGCCGAGCGTCGCGTCGGGATCAAGGTCTGGGCCAGCAAGGACGGCGGGCGCTCGTGGACCTTCCTCGCCGAGGCCGCCCGGTCGCACAACATCGACGGCATCTGGGAGCCCGAGTTCACCGTCGACGCCGGCGGCACCCTCTGGCTCCACTTCGCCGACGAGACGCAGGCGCCGCAGTACGCGCAGGTGCTCAACCGGGTCGCCTCCACCGACGGCATCAGCTGGGGCACCAAGCAGCTCACCATGGCGATCCCGCCGGACCGGGTGCGGCCCGGCATGCCGATCATCCGGCGGCTGCCCGACGGCCGCTACTACTTCGCCTACGAGATCTGCAACTTCCGCGACCGTTACTGCGACCCCTACTTCAAGATCTCGCCCGACGGCGCCAACTGGGGCGACCCGGCCGATCCCGGCACCCGCGTCACCACCGCGAACGGCAACTACTTCCAGCACGCGCAGACGATCACCCTGTTCCCCGGCGGCCCGAACGGCGTCCGGATCGTCATGGTCGGGCAGATCTACACCAACGCCAAGGGCGAGCCGCAGCCGAACAACGGGCAGGTGCTGCTGGCCAACGACGACTTCGGCAGCGGCGACTGGTACGAACTGCCCGCGCCCGTGCACATCACCGGCATCTACAACAACTTCTGCCCCAACTACTCCTCGACGCTGCTGCCGGTCGACGACGGCCAGAACGTGCTGGAGATCGCGACCGAGTACGACTCCGGCTGCAAGGCCTTCTTCGGCAAGGGACCGGCCTTCTAG
- the rfbA gene encoding glucose-1-phosphate thymidylyltransferase RfbA, whose protein sequence is MKGIVLAGGSGTRLHPITQAVSKQLLPVYDKPMVYYPISVLMLAGIREILIISTPADLPNFRKLLGNGDQFGVSFSYAEQPSPNGLAEAFLIGADFIGGDDVALVLGDNIFYGQGFSGRLQAAVRDLDGCVLFGYPVKDPQRYGVGEVDADGKLLTIEEKPAKPRSNKAITGLYFYDNQVVDIARSLTPSARGELEITDVNLAYVRQDRASLVDLGRGFAWLDTGTHDSLLEAGQFVQVLEHRTGVRIACLEEIALRMGFIDADECYALGEKLAKSGYGDYVKAVAVAAGASA, encoded by the coding sequence ATGAAGGGCATCGTGCTGGCCGGAGGCAGCGGGACACGCCTGCACCCGATCACCCAGGCGGTGTCGAAGCAGCTGCTGCCCGTCTACGACAAGCCGATGGTCTACTACCCGATCTCGGTGCTGATGCTGGCCGGCATCCGGGAGATCCTGATCATCTCCACCCCCGCCGACCTGCCGAACTTCCGCAAGCTGCTCGGCAACGGCGACCAGTTCGGCGTCTCGTTCTCCTACGCCGAGCAGCCGAGCCCCAACGGGCTGGCCGAGGCCTTCCTGATCGGCGCGGACTTCATCGGCGGCGACGACGTCGCGCTCGTGCTCGGCGACAACATCTTCTACGGCCAGGGCTTCTCCGGCCGGCTGCAGGCCGCGGTCCGCGACCTCGACGGCTGTGTGCTGTTCGGCTACCCGGTCAAGGACCCCCAGCGCTACGGCGTCGGCGAGGTCGACGCGGACGGCAAGCTGCTGACCATCGAGGAGAAGCCGGCCAAGCCGCGGTCGAACAAGGCGATCACCGGGCTGTACTTCTACGACAACCAGGTCGTCGACATCGCCCGTTCGCTGACGCCGTCGGCGCGCGGCGAGCTGGAGATCACCGACGTCAACCTCGCGTACGTCCGCCAGGACCGCGCGTCGCTGGTCGACCTCGGGCGCGGGTTCGCCTGGCTCGACACCGGCACGCACGACTCGCTGCTCGAAGCCGGCCAGTTCGTGCAGGTGCTGGAGCACCGCACCGGCGTGCGCATCGCGTGCCTGGAGGAGATCGCGCTGCGGATGGGCTTCATCGACGCCGACGAGTGCTACGCGCTGGGCGAGAAGCTGGCGAAGTCCGGCTACGGCGACTACGTGAAGGCAGTCGCCGTAGCCGCGGGCGCTTCGGCCTAG